A window from Theropithecus gelada isolate Dixy chromosome 1, Tgel_1.0, whole genome shotgun sequence encodes these proteins:
- the GPX7 gene encoding glutathione peroxidase 7, whose protein sequence is MVAAAAWLLLWAAACAQREQDFYDFKAVNIRGKLVSLEKYRGSVSLVVNVASECGFTDQHYRALQQLQRDLGPHHFNVLAFPCNQFGQQEPDSNKEIESFARRTYSVSFPMFSKIAVTGTGAHPAFKYLAQTSGKEPTWNFWKYLVAPDGKVVGAWDPTVSVEEVRPQITALVRKLILRKREDL, encoded by the exons AtggtggcggcggcggcgtgGCTGCTCCTGTGGGCTGCGGCCTGCGCGCAGCGGGAACAGGACTTCTACGACTTCAAGGCGGTCAACATCCGCGGCAAACTGGTGTCGCTGGAGAAGTACCGCGGCTCG GTATCCCTGGTGGTGAATGTGGCCAGCGAGTGCGGCTTCACAGACCAGCACTACCGAGCCCTGCAGCAGCTGCAGCGGGACCTGGGTCCCCACCACTTCAACGTACTCGCCTTCCCCTGCAACCAGTTTGGCCAACAGGAGCCTGACAGCAACAAGGAGATTGAGAGCTTTGCCCGCCGCACCTACAGTGTCTCATTCCCCATGTTTAGCAAGATTGCAGTCACCGGTACTGGTGCCCATCCTGCCTTCAAGTACCTGGCCC aGACTTCTGGGAAGGAGCCCACCTGGAACTTCTGGAAGTACCTTGTAGCCCCAGATGGAAAGGTGGTAGGGGCTTGGGACCCAACTGTGTCAGTGGAGGAGGTCAGACCCCAGATCACAGCTCTCGTGAGGAAGCTCATCCTACGGAAGCGAGAAGACTTATAA